One window from the genome of Garra rufa chromosome 1, GarRuf1.0, whole genome shotgun sequence encodes:
- the LOC141322104 gene encoding uncharacterized protein: MKIHTGEKHFICQQCGKSFSEQGEFQVHKKIHTGEKPFICQQCGKSFTRKANLKVHMKIHTGEKSFVCQQCGKSFSLKGNLKVHMKIHTGEKSFICQQCGKSFIQNTNLKVHMKIHTEEKSFICQQCGKSFSEQGEFQVHKKIHTGERRFICQQCGRSFSLKGNLKVHMKIHTGEKSFVCQQCGKSFSLKGNLKVHMKIHTGEKHFICQQCGKSFSEQGEFQVHKKIHTGEKPFICQQCGKSFTRKANLKVHMKIHTGEKSFVCQQCGKSFSLKGNHKVHMKIHTGEKPFICQQCGKSFIQNTNLKVHMKIHTEEKSFICQQCGKSFSEQGEFQVHKKIHTGERRFICQQCGRSFSLKGNLKVHMKIHTGEKSFICQQCGKSFIQNTNLKVHMKIHTGEKSFICQQCGKSFIQQGTLKDHMKIHTGERRFICQQCGKSFIQNTNLKVHMKIHTGQKRFICQQCGKSFTRKVNLETHMRIHTGDNSFTCHQCGRSFSNPGNLRVHLRVHPGEKPYTCNQCGKSFSKRGNLDKHMNIHNRESLFICQQCGKCFTLKENLNRHIKIHNREKADRSEKSFN; this comes from the coding sequence tgtggaaagagtttcagtgaacaaggagaatttcaagtccacaagaaaattcacactggagagaagcctttcatctgtcaacagtgtggaaagagtttcactcgaaaagcaaaccttaaagtccacatgaaaattcacacaggagagaaatctttcgtctgccaacagtgtggaaagagtttcagtctcaaaggaaaccttaaagtccacatgaaaattcacacaggagagaaatctttcatctgccaacagtgtggaaagagtttcattcagaatacaaaccttaaagtccacatgaaaattcacacagaagagaaatctttcatctgccaacagtgtggaaagagtttcagtgaacaaggagaatttcaagttcacaagaaaattcacactggagagaggcgtttcatctgtcaacagtgtggaaggagtttcagtctcaaaggaaaccttaaagtccacatgaaaattcacactggagagaaatctttcgtctgccaacagtgtggaaagagtttcagtctcaaaggaaaccttaaagtccacatgaaaattcacacaggagagaagcatttcatctgccaacagtgtggaaagagtttcagtgaacaaggagaatttcaagtccacaagaaaattcacactggagagaagcctttcatctgtcaacagtgtggaaagagtttcactcgaaaagcaaaccttaaagtccacatgaaaattcacacaggagagaaatctttcgtctgccaacagtgtggaaagagtttcagtctcaAAGGAAACcataaagtccacatgaaaattcacacaggagagaagcctttcatctgccaacagtgtggaaagagtttcattcagaatacaaaccttaaagtccacatgaaaattcacacagaagagaaatctttcatctgccaacagtgtggaaagagtttcagtgaacaaggagaatttcaagttcacaagaaaattcacactggagagaggcgtttcatctgtcaacagtgtggaaggagtttcagtctcaaaggaaaccttaaagtccacatgaaaattcacacaggagagaaatctttcatctgccaacagtgtggaaagagtttcattcaaaatacaaaccttaaagtccacatgaaaattcacacaggagagaagtctttcatctgccaacagtgtggaaagagtttcattcaacaaggaacccttaaagaccacatgaaaattcacactggagagaggcgtttcatctgccaacagtgtggaaagagtttcattcaaaatacaaaccttaaagttcacatgaaaattcacactggacagaagcgtttcatctgccaacagtgtggaaagagtttcactcgaaaagtAAACCTTGAaactcacatgagaattcacacaggagataaCTCTTTCACATGCCatcagtgtggaagaagtttcagtaatcctggaaaccttagagtccacctgagagttcaccctggagagaagccttacacatgcaatcaatgtggaaagagtttcagtaaacgaggaaaccttgacaagcacatgaatatccacaatagagagagcctttttatctgccaacagtgtggaaagtgtttcactctaaaagaaaatcttaacaggcacattaaaattcacaatagagagaaggcTGACAGATCCGAAAAGAGTTTCaactaa